The stretch of DNA GCTCCAACAAATATTGCTGAAGCAGTAATCGAGAAAGCTAAAGGTAACGCTTAATAATTTAAGAAATGAGTCAAAAAATAAGAATAAAATTAAAATCATACGATTATAACTTAGTTGATAAATCAGCTGATAAAATCGTAAAAACTGTGAAAGCTACCGGTGCTGTAGTGAATGGACCAATTCCATTACCGACACACAAACGTATCTTTACAGTTCTACGTTCGCCTCACGTAAATAAAAAAGCACGTGAACAATTTCAACTATCTGCACACAAACGTGTATTGGATATCTATTCATCGTCTGCTAAAACAGTAGATGCTTTGATGAAACTAGAGCTACCAAGTGGTGTAGAAGTAGAAATTAAAGTGTAGTAGATTCTACAATATAAATCTAAAACCTCGTTGCTAACAACGAGGTTTTTTTATATATCAGGAATACAAAAATGGTAAATCATTCTAAAAAAAAATGCCACAAGTGAGTTTTGTAAAAGAAAATGCTTCTTTTTATAGTAAGATGGAATTCAAGGTTTAGGAAATTCCTTTGTCGCGATAATTAAATATTTATGTTCTATTTTATTAGTTATAACATTTTTCTAAAAAATAATCGATAGAAAGCTAGTATAGTAGTTGAAAGTTGAAGGAAAATTACCTTTAGCCTATTCGATAAATAAACATTCATATTAATTTCGATTCACAGGTAACTCATTCTGATTAATAAGAAGTCGGGAAAAGAAAAAATATCATAAAAAACAATAAAATATTCTAGATAAGTTTGTGGTTTACAAATAAATTCATAAATTTGCACACTATTTTTAGGGAGAAGAGTGCTTATTGGTGTCAATATGCAAACCTTTGACCTAGGAATATTTATGTAAAATTTAATAACATTATTTAACAAAATGTCAGGTATCATTGGAAAAAAAGTTGCGATGACAAGTCTGTTTGATGAGAACGGGAAGAATATTCCATGTACAATCATTCAAGCAGGGCCTTGCGTTGTAACACAGGTCAGAACCGAGGAGAAGGACGGGTATAAATCTGTTCAGCTTGGTTTCGATGACGCAAAAGAGAAAAACACCTCTGCCGCTTTGAAAGGTCATTTCAAGAAAGCTGGAACGACGCCAAAACGTAAATTGGTAGAATTTTATGGCGACAAGTGGGTAGACACATTAAACCTAGGGGATGAAGTAAAAGTTGACTTGATCCAAGAAGGTGAGTATGTAAGTGTGACTGGTACGTCAAAAGGTAAAGGATTTCAAGGGGTTGTTAAACGTCACGGGTTTGGTGGTGTTGGTCAGGCAACTCATGGTCAGCACAATCGTTTGAGAGCGCCAGGATCTATTGGAGCTGGTTCGGATCCATCTCGCGTATTTAAAGGTATGCGTATGGCAGGAAGAATGGGTGGAAAGCAAGTTACAGTACAAAATTTGGAAGTATTAAAAGTGGATACGGAACAAAACCTTTTAATTGTTAAGGGTGCTGTACCAGGTCCTAAAAATTCATACGTAATTGTAAGAAGATGGAAGTAGCAGTATTAAATATAGAAGGAAAAGAAACCGGAAGAAAAGTTTCGTTAGACGAAGCGGTTTTCGGAGTTGAGCCATCTACGCACACAGTGTGGTTAGAAGTTAAACAATATTTAGCTGCTCAACGTCAAGGAACACATAAAGCGAAAGAACGTAATGAGGTTGCGGGATCTACCCGTAAAATCAAAAAACAAAAAGGAACAGGTACTGCACGTGCAGGGTCGATCAAGTCTCCTGTCTTTCGTGGGGGAGGTAGAATCTTTGGGCCAAGACCAAGAAACTACTCTTTCAAATTGAATAAGGCACAAAAACGTTTGGCTAAAAAATCAGTGTTGTCACAAAAATTAGCTGATAATGAAATCAAAGTAATTGAAGACTTCAGTTTCGAAGCTCCAAGAACAAAAGAATTCATCAACGTATTGAAAGGTTTAGGGTTAGAAGGTAAAAGAAGTTTATTTGTTTTAGGAGAACCAAATAAAAATGTTTACCTATCATCTCGAAACCTACAGAAAACGAAAGTTGTTAACAATTCAGAGCTGAATATTTACGATATGATTAATGCATCACAAATCGTATTCTTTGAAGGTTCATTGGCAACTATTCAAGATAACTTAAGAAAATAAAACGAAAATGGGAATATTAATTAAACCAGTCATTTCAGAAAAAGCGACTAATACAACTGAGTTGTTAGGGCAATATTCGTTTTATGTAGATACACATGCGAATAAATTACAAATCAAAGCTGCTGTAGAAGCAGCTTATGGTGTAGACGTAGTAAAAGTAAATACCATGGTATCTGCTCCCAAAGTGAAAACACGTTATACCAAAACAGGTTTTCAGGTTGGTAAAACAAATAAATTAAAGAAAGCGACCGTTCAGTTAGCTGAAGGTCAAGAAATAGAGTTGTTCGGATAATTTAAGATTTAAAAAATGTCAGTAAGAAAATTAAAACCTATCACCCCAGGACAACGTTTTAGAATCGTTAATGATTTTTCGGTTTTAACACCAGGTGCTAAACCAGAGAAAACATTAATCGAAGGTAAATCTAAATCGGGTGGACGTAACCATTCTGGTAAAATGACCATGCGAAACATTGGTGGTGGTCACAAACAAAGATATCGTATAATCGACTTCAAACGCAATAAAGACGGAGAAGCAACTGTAGAGTCTATCCAGTATGACCCCAACAGAACAGCTTTCATCGCTTTATTAGTATACGCCGATGGTGAGAAGCGATATGTGATTGCACAAAATGGACTAAAAGCTGGGCAAACTATCCATTCAGGAGATTCAGTAGAGCCAGAAGTGGGGAACACAATGAAGCTAAAGAACATTCCTTTAGGAACCGTAATATCATGCATAGAATTACGTCCAGGACAAGGAGCAGTTATGGCAAGAAGTGCAGGGACTTATGCGCAATTAGTTGCGCGTGATGGTAAATATGCCATCGTTAAGTTACCAAGTGGAGAGATTCGTATGATTTTGGTAGAATGTCGTGCAACGATCGGAGTTGTATCAAACTCAGATCACCAGTTAGAAGTATCAGGTAAAGCGGGGCGTTCGCGTTGGAAAGGACGTCGTTCTAGAACGAGAGCAATGGTAATGAACCCTGTGGATCACCCAATGGGAGGTGGTGAAGGTAGAGCTACCGGAGGTATTCCACGTTCAAGAAACGGTATTCCTGCAAAAGGATACAAGACTCGTGATAAGAAGAAGTCGTCTAACAAGTATATTATTGAAAGAAGAAAAAAATAATTTATGGCACGTTCATTAAAAAAAGGACCATTCATCCACTATAAATTAGAAAGAAAAGTATTGGCCAACGTAGAGTCAGGAAGTAAAAATGTGATCAAAACTTGGTCAAGAGCTTCGATGATTTCTCCAGATTTTGTGGGTCAAACATTTGCAGTACACAATGGAAAACAATTTATTCCTGTTTATGTAACAGAGAATATGGTTGGTCATAAATTAGGTGAGTTCGCTCCAACACGTACTTTTAGAGGTCATGCCGGAGCTAAAAACAAAGGAAAAAAATAGTAGAAGGCCATGGGATCTAGAAAAAGATTAAGTAATCAAACAATCAAAGAAGCGAACAAAAAAATCGCTTTTGCGAAATTAAATAATGTACCAACTTCTCCAAGAAAAATGCGATTAGTTGCAGATATTATTAGAGGAGAAGAAATTCAGAAAGCTTTAGGTATCCTTAAATACTCTAAACAGCATGCATCTATTTCATTAGAGAAATTATTGTTGAGTGCAATTGCCAACTGGCAAGTGAAAAACGAAGGGTCAGACGTTGAAGATGCTGGTTTATATGTGAAAACGATTACAGTAGACAGCGCTCGTCAATTAAAACGAATTCGTACTGCACCACAAGGTAGAGCACATAGAATAAGAAAACGTTCTAACCACGTTACTATTGTATTAGGAACTAAAGAAGATAAACAAAAAGTAGAAGATCAATAAATATGGGACAAAAAACTAATCCAATCGGAAATCGTTTAGGAATCATCAGAGGATGGGATTCTAACTGGTACGGTGGAAATGATTATGGTGATAGAATTGCAGAAGATGCAAAAGTACGTAAGTACTTACGTGCTCGTTTATCAAAAGCCGGAGTTTCTCGTATCTATATCGATCGTACTTTTAAGTTGGTTACAGTGACGGTAACAACAGCTCGTCCAGGTATCATTATTGGTAAAGGAGGACAAGAGGTTGATAAATTAAAAGAAGAGTTGAAGAAAATCACCGGTAAAGAGGTGCAAATCAATATCTTCGAAATCAAAAGACCAGAACTGGATGCAATCTTAGTAGGTGACAGCATAGCAAGACAAATCGAAAATCGTATTTCTTACCGGCGAGCAATCAAGATGGCAATGACATCAGCAATGCGCATGAACGCAGAAGGAATCAAAATTCAGATTTCTGGGCGTTTAAACGGAGCTGAGATGGCACGTTCTGAAACGTATAAAGAAGGACGTATTCCATTATCAACTTTCCGTGCTGATATCGATTATCATATTTCAGAAGCACATACAACATACGGTCGTTTAGGGATCAAGGTGTGGATTATGAAAGGTGAAGTATACGGTAAACGTGAGCTTTCTCCACTTGTAGGACTACAAAAGAAACAAAACAAACGTTCTGGCGGAGCACACAGAGGTGAACGTTCTAATAGAGGAAAACGTTAATTAGTTGAACAACTAAAAAATTAGTAGATTATGTTATCACCGAGAAGAGTAAAATATAGAAAAACCCAAAAAGGTAAGATGAAAGGTAACTCGCAAAGAGGAGCTGAGTTGGCTTACGGAACTTTTGGGATCAAAACTTTAGACGAAGCATTCATTACTGCTCGTCAGATAGAAGCGGCTCGTATTGCTGCTACACGTTACATGAAACGTGAAGGACAATTATGGATCAAAATTTTCCCAGATAAACCAATAACCAAGAAACCTGCAGAGGTACGTATGGGTAAAGGAAAAGGTGCACCTGAATATTGGGTAGCTCCTGTAAAACCAGGACGTATCATGTTCGAGGTAGGAGGTGTTCCATTGGATGTAGCAAAAGAAGCTTTACGCTTAGCTGCACAAAAATTACCTGTGAAAACGAAGTTTATTGTAGCAAGAGATTACTCAATCTAATAATTTTTAAAATTGAACAGAATGAAAACAGAAGAGATTAGAAATCTTAGTATTGAGGATTTAAAAGCTAAAATTGCCGAAGAGCAAAAAGCACTAGAACAATTGGAAATGACCCACGCAATTTCACCAATTGCTAACCCAATTGAAATTAGAAATGCACGTAAACTCGTTGCACGTCTAAAAACAATTTTGACTGAAAAACAAAAACAACAGTAATCACAAAATTTGTATCTGATGGAAAGAAAATTAAGAAAAGAAAGAATTGGTTTAGTAACATCAAACAAAATGGATAAAACTGTTGTGGTGTCTGAAACCAAGAAACAAAAACACCCTTTCTACGGAAAGTTCGTTTTGAAAACCAAAAAATATACAGCGCACGACGAAACAAACGACTGTAACGAAGGTGACACTGTGCGCATCATGGAGACTCGTCCATTGTCTAAAAACAAACGATGGAGAGTAGTAGAAATAATCGAAAGAGCTAAATAAGAAAATAAGTTATGTTACAACAAGAATCAAGATTAAAAGTTGCAGATAACACAGGAGCTCGTGAGGCGTTAGTCATTCGCGTATTAGGCGGAACCAAAAGACGCTATGCATCAGTTGGTGACAAAATCGTTGTAGCGATTAAAGAAGCCACCCCAAACGGAAACGTTAAGAAAGGTGCTGTATCTAAAGCTGTTGTAGTTAGAACGAAGAAAGAAGTTCGTAGAAAAGACGGTTCATACATCCGTTTCGATGATAACGCTTGTGTATTGCTTAACACACAAGGTGAAATGCGCGGAACCCGTGTATTTGGTCCTGTAGCACGTGAATTACGTGATAAAGAATATATGAAAATTGTATCATTAGCCCCTGAGGTATTATAAATAATCATTCAACATGGCAAAGTTAAAAATTAAAAAAGGAGACAACGTCGTTGTTTTATCAGGTTCTCATAAAGGGAAAACTGGTACAGTAGTGCGTGTATTCCCAGGCAAAGCAAAAGCAATTGTTGAAGGGGTGAACATCGCAAAAAAACGTGTAAAGCCAAGCGCACAAAATCCGCAAGGCGGAATAATCGAGAAAGAAGCTCCTTTATATATCTGTAAATTGGCTTTAGTTGATCCTGAAACTGGTAAAGCTACAAAAGTAGGTTACAAAGTAGAGGACGGAAAGAAAACAAGAATTTCTAAAAAAACAGGTAAAGCTATTTAATGATGAGTAAAACTTACAAACCGCGTCCGCAGGTTAAATATAAAGAAGAAATTGTAGGAGCTCTTAAAGAAGAGTTCGGATACAAATCGATCATGGAAGTTCCGAAATTAGAGAAAATTGTATTATCACAAGGTTTAGGTGCTGCAACTGCAGATAAAAAAATTGTTGATTATGCAATCGAAGAATTAGAACTTATCACAGGTCAAAAAGCTGTAGGAACCATCTCGAAAAAAGATGAGGCCGCATTCAAATTACGTAAAGGAATGCCAATCGGAGCAAAAGTAACTTTACGTGGTGAGAAAATGTACGAATTCTTAGATCGTTTGGTAACAGCTGCTTTACCACGAGTACGTGATTTCCAAGGAATCAGCTCGAATGGTTTCGACGGTAGAGGAAACTATAACTTAGGGATAAAAGAACAAATCATTTTCCCTGAGATCAATATCGATAAAGTGAAAAAAATCCAAGGGATGGACATCACTTTTGTGACCTCTGCAAAAACTGATAAGGAAGCAAAAGCTTTATTAACTAAGTTTGGTTTACCATTTACGAAAGAAAAATAAGTTATGGCAAAAGAATCAATGAAAGCGCGTGAGCGCAAAAGAGCAAAATTAGTTGCTAAATATGCAGCAAAACGTGAAGCTTTATTAGCTGCTGGTGACTATGAAGGATTACAAAGAATTCCTAAAAACGCTTCGCCTGTACGTTTACACAACCGTTGTAAAATAACAGGTCGCCCTAAAGGATATATGAGAACATTTGGTATTTCTCGTGTTACATTCCGTGAAATGGCAAACGAAGGGTTAATCCCAGGAGTGAAAAAAGCATCTTGGTAATCTAATTACAAAGAGCAAGTTATAAAGAAAACCTTATGCTATGCGTAAGGTTTTTTTGTTTTGGTGAGGTTTATATATCTTTGATCAACTCCCTAAAATCTGCTATGTAATTTGGGTGAAGACAAAAGGCTGAATTGTTGTAAATCTTATAATTTAAACCTGCAACTTTTGCTGAATTAATTCCGGTGAGTGAATCTTCAATAACTAAAACTTCTTCCATTTGTTTTTCGGATAATGATAAAGCTTTTAAATAAGGTTCTGCATTTGGTTTGCCTTTCGAAACATCATCTGCTGAAATAGTGTGATCAAAATAAGAGTGAAGTTTTAATTGCTCAAAAGCATACTTGACTTGTCTTTTAGAGGAATTAGAAACAAGAATAATTTGAATTTGATTGGCTTTTAAATGTTCCAATACTTCAACAACATGTTCATTTAATCGTAATAACTGATGAAAGTTATCGATGTAAAATTTTTCTGTCCATTCGATTATTTCCGCGGACAAAGCGTTGGTGAAGCGTTGCTGATTTTCTAACATCAATTGGATTGCTTCATTTGTCGTGAAATTCATCCCATCATTTTCTACCAAACATTTCGTATCCAAATGATATAGTTTAACAACTTCATCAAACATCTGCTCCCACAATTGTAGACTATCTACGATTACTCCATCAAAATCAAAAAAGATGGCATTTATTTTCTTTCCCATGTGATGTTTTTATAAGATGCATCCCAAAACCGATATTCTAATTCGCTTGCTTTGACAAAAGCTTCTAACATTTGCTCTTTTATTTTTTCAGTTGCTCCATCTGCAATCTTATCAACATAAGTTTTTGCTTTTCTTACTCCTTCACCAAATTCATTTCCACTATAGGTGTCTATCCATTTTTGATATGGATTATTTTCTTTTGCTTGATTTTTGATGATTTCATCACCAACTTCTTTGTAAATCCAAAAGCAAGGCAAAACAGCTGCTAATGCAATTTCGATAGGTTCGAATGCAACAGTACTTTTTAAGAAATGTGAATAATGGTGACAAACAGGTTGTGTTTCGATGATGATGTTTGGCGATAATCCAAAATCCTCAAAATAGGATTCGTGCAAAGCACGTTCAACAATTAATGCGTTTTTTCCGAATTCGAAAAAGTCGATGGCTTGTTGATTGT from Weeksella virosa DSM 16922 encodes:
- the rpsJ gene encoding 30S ribosomal protein S10; this translates as MSQKIRIKLKSYDYNLVDKSADKIVKTVKATGAVVNGPIPLPTHKRIFTVLRSPHVNKKAREQFQLSAHKRVLDIYSSSAKTVDALMKLELPSGVEVEIKV
- the rplC gene encoding 50S ribosomal protein L3 yields the protein MSGIIGKKVAMTSLFDENGKNIPCTIIQAGPCVVTQVRTEEKDGYKSVQLGFDDAKEKNTSAALKGHFKKAGTTPKRKLVEFYGDKWVDTLNLGDEVKVDLIQEGEYVSVTGTSKGKGFQGVVKRHGFGGVGQATHGQHNRLRAPGSIGAGSDPSRVFKGMRMAGRMGGKQVTVQNLEVLKVDTEQNLLIVKGAVPGPKNSYVIVRRWK
- the rplD gene encoding 50S ribosomal protein L4 — its product is MEVAVLNIEGKETGRKVSLDEAVFGVEPSTHTVWLEVKQYLAAQRQGTHKAKERNEVAGSTRKIKKQKGTGTARAGSIKSPVFRGGGRIFGPRPRNYSFKLNKAQKRLAKKSVLSQKLADNEIKVIEDFSFEAPRTKEFINVLKGLGLEGKRSLFVLGEPNKNVYLSSRNLQKTKVVNNSELNIYDMINASQIVFFEGSLATIQDNLRK
- the rplW gene encoding 50S ribosomal protein L23, whose protein sequence is MGILIKPVISEKATNTTELLGQYSFYVDTHANKLQIKAAVEAAYGVDVVKVNTMVSAPKVKTRYTKTGFQVGKTNKLKKATVQLAEGQEIELFG
- the rplB gene encoding 50S ribosomal protein L2; protein product: MSVRKLKPITPGQRFRIVNDFSVLTPGAKPEKTLIEGKSKSGGRNHSGKMTMRNIGGGHKQRYRIIDFKRNKDGEATVESIQYDPNRTAFIALLVYADGEKRYVIAQNGLKAGQTIHSGDSVEPEVGNTMKLKNIPLGTVISCIELRPGQGAVMARSAGTYAQLVARDGKYAIVKLPSGEIRMILVECRATIGVVSNSDHQLEVSGKAGRSRWKGRRSRTRAMVMNPVDHPMGGGEGRATGGIPRSRNGIPAKGYKTRDKKKSSNKYIIERRKK
- the rpsS gene encoding 30S ribosomal protein S19 — encoded protein: MARSLKKGPFIHYKLERKVLANVESGSKNVIKTWSRASMISPDFVGQTFAVHNGKQFIPVYVTENMVGHKLGEFAPTRTFRGHAGAKNKGKK
- the rplV gene encoding 50S ribosomal protein L22 — translated: MGSRKRLSNQTIKEANKKIAFAKLNNVPTSPRKMRLVADIIRGEEIQKALGILKYSKQHASISLEKLLLSAIANWQVKNEGSDVEDAGLYVKTITVDSARQLKRIRTAPQGRAHRIRKRSNHVTIVLGTKEDKQKVEDQ
- the rpsC gene encoding 30S ribosomal protein S3; its protein translation is MGQKTNPIGNRLGIIRGWDSNWYGGNDYGDRIAEDAKVRKYLRARLSKAGVSRIYIDRTFKLVTVTVTTARPGIIIGKGGQEVDKLKEELKKITGKEVQINIFEIKRPELDAILVGDSIARQIENRISYRRAIKMAMTSAMRMNAEGIKIQISGRLNGAEMARSETYKEGRIPLSTFRADIDYHISEAHTTYGRLGIKVWIMKGEVYGKRELSPLVGLQKKQNKRSGGAHRGERSNRGKR
- the rplP gene encoding 50S ribosomal protein L16 — translated: MLSPRRVKYRKTQKGKMKGNSQRGAELAYGTFGIKTLDEAFITARQIEAARIAATRYMKREGQLWIKIFPDKPITKKPAEVRMGKGKGAPEYWVAPVKPGRIMFEVGGVPLDVAKEALRLAAQKLPVKTKFIVARDYSI
- the rpmC gene encoding 50S ribosomal protein L29, which gives rise to MKTEEIRNLSIEDLKAKIAEEQKALEQLEMTHAISPIANPIEIRNARKLVARLKTILTEKQKQQ
- the rpsQ gene encoding 30S ribosomal protein S17 gives rise to the protein MMERKLRKERIGLVTSNKMDKTVVVSETKKQKHPFYGKFVLKTKKYTAHDETNDCNEGDTVRIMETRPLSKNKRWRVVEIIERAK
- the rplN gene encoding 50S ribosomal protein L14, which codes for MLQQESRLKVADNTGAREALVIRVLGGTKRRYASVGDKIVVAIKEATPNGNVKKGAVSKAVVVRTKKEVRRKDGSYIRFDDNACVLLNTQGEMRGTRVFGPVARELRDKEYMKIVSLAPEVL
- the rplX gene encoding 50S ribosomal protein L24; its protein translation is MAKLKIKKGDNVVVLSGSHKGKTGTVVRVFPGKAKAIVEGVNIAKKRVKPSAQNPQGGIIEKEAPLYICKLALVDPETGKATKVGYKVEDGKKTRISKKTGKAI
- the rplE gene encoding 50S ribosomal protein L5 yields the protein MSKTYKPRPQVKYKEEIVGALKEEFGYKSIMEVPKLEKIVLSQGLGAATADKKIVDYAIEELELITGQKAVGTISKKDEAAFKLRKGMPIGAKVTLRGEKMYEFLDRLVTAALPRVRDFQGISSNGFDGRGNYNLGIKEQIIFPEINIDKVKKIQGMDITFVTSAKTDKEAKALLTKFGLPFTKEK
- the rpsN gene encoding 30S ribosomal protein S14; translated protein: MAKESMKARERKRAKLVAKYAAKREALLAAGDYEGLQRIPKNASPVRLHNRCKITGRPKGYMRTFGISRVTFREMANEGLIPGVKKASW
- a CDS encoding HAD family hydrolase, whose product is MGKKINAIFFDFDGVIVDSLQLWEQMFDEVVKLYHLDTKCLVENDGMNFTTNEAIQLMLENQQRFTNALSAEIIEWTEKFYIDNFHQLLRLNEHVVEVLEHLKANQIQIILVSNSSKRQVKYAFEQLKLHSYFDHTISADDVSKGKPNAEPYLKALSLSEKQMEEVLVIEDSLTGINSAKVAGLNYKIYNNSAFCLHPNYIADFRELIKDI
- the tenA gene encoding thiaminase II codes for the protein MTFTTKAWETIEPIYNDILNMPFIIELQNGSLPIEKFQFYMLQDAKYLEHFGRVLAAIGSKSEDNQQAIDFFEFGKNALIVERALHESYFEDFGLSPNIIIETQPVCHHYSHFLKSTVAFEPIEIALAAVLPCFWIYKEVGDEIIKNQAKENNPYQKWIDTYSGNEFGEGVRKAKTYVDKIADGATEKIKEQMLEAFVKASELEYRFWDASYKNITWERK